The genome window TCCCAAAGCGCAACATGCTCTTGAAATCGGTTTCACTCTCGATCGTCACGAGAGGGTTGCGTCCCATCCGCGCGACGTGCTCCATTAATTTCGTGTCATACATGCCGGTTCCGCCGGCTGAAATCAATATCAGGGATGCTACCTGTTGCGGCGCCGCTGCAGCCAGTCCCAGCGCAACTGCCCCTCCCATCGAATTGCCAATGATGTGAGCACGGGTAAGGGAGAGCGCCCGCATGAATTCGGCCAGATATTTCACCTGCGCGGCAATCGAGTAGTCCAGATCGACACTGTCGGTGCTTTGCCCATGGCCGGGCAGGTCGGGAATGATCAGCGGAGCCTGGCATCGCAGGTCGCGGGCGAAGCGCAACCACGTGGTCTTATCGGCACCGGCGCCGTGCAACAGGATGACAGCTTCCGGATAGGTCGAAACATCCGGGCGATTGGTGTAGAACGCCATCCGGCCCATCGGCAAATCGAGGTTTCTAGTGTGGAGTGACGCGCGCTTTTGTTCGCTCTACATGGCCTTGGCGAGCAGATAGTCACCGAATCGGTCGAGAAAATGGGGCATGAAATAGTTCACCTTATGCTTGTGCCATTAAAAGCGTCATACTCAAACGGATGGCAGGCCGGCAAGACTACCGATTAGCGTCGGGAATTCAGTCATGAAGCCGTCACGCGCCAGTACACCGGCAGAAACGTTCTGCGGGTTCGACTCGTCGCGCCGAATCAAACGGGCGAATGTGTAGGGCTTCCCCTTTCATATTCGAACGATACGCTATTCGTTCCCCAAAAAAGATTTCATCTCCGCTTTTCCATGCTGTTCAGTATGTGCGCCCTGCCCTTGGCCGGCAACGTCAGACGATGTCCAGCAGCCTTGCCAGCCGCGGCTGATCTCCCGCCGCCACAAACCACCCCACCTGCCAGCGCTGCGTGCGCAGGGCCTGGGCGGATTCTGGCACGCACCAGGGCGGATACACGCGCAGCGCGCGCTTGCCGCCGGTGCCCGCGCGCGACATCACGCCCCGTTCGATCAGCACGCTGCGCGGAAAAATGAAAAAGCCGTGCCG of Janthinobacterium sp. PAMC25594 contains these proteins:
- a CDS encoding alpha/beta fold hydrolase; the protein is MAFYTNRPDVSTYPEAVILLHGAGADKTTWLRFARDLRCQAPLIIPDLPGHGQSTDSVDLDYSIAAQVKYLAEFMRALSLTRAHIIGNSMGGAVALGLAAAAPQQVASLILISAGGTGMYDTKLMEHVARMGRNPLVTIESETDFKSMLRFGMAKPPYLPGILLSALTRARMAKNRINEKVAADIDRNMDQTAKLAQITVPSLIIWGDQDQILPLQNATLLAQGLVNSKKVVLKDIGHVPMVEAAKQVAALCSDFLSSPAPALVSGVHAVRLP